Proteins from a genomic interval of Diaphorobacter sp. HDW4A:
- a CDS encoding lipopolysaccharide assembly protein LapB — protein MDSFAWVNDLAEQLEEQGQQRLAYLIHDVPYQQYRGNHALVEALVPEALAAARSFEIPWLDIYFKHWLNASRIARHHGETQLGEVVASYESAHQERTHACPQSVCITQDLVATYANVDGPGWSEERLAACDETLARIDPSWSCFGCISIERANALHDQGQPREAVLYLKQQRDEQRRAGEEVTTLFVSTEVDQWLALGEPQTALKLLEESEEDSDDDDRREQATRLFLRTRATAMAGDAAAAIELLPGFDDIELEDYLMWCRAALAIARVQPDFNTPSLGHSIWSTIEHLHTVGNHRVLVDMALAQVDLSLARRVPWLAENAVARVREHLPMLRLDLGAAAKLDKASDAVAQASDIAAPCPPEELLEWLGSDAASGLDNEAVIQWLEQAHRAMPQDEDVAMTLATALSNFGCHDLARARLRAMVDAAPDSIALQNRWFGVCFKAEDHAAVEEQAVRIEATLPAQAAWYRARVAFRESRFAQIGPLIEQVLAHDPAAVATRGMWADAAMELKDFDTAVEQRRVVLDSEEQPEARQRWDLLIAATAAQQWAEVRKQAMALEMELDAVDSEDAPLEEDWGLIYLRHDESGRTRDVMARRTGPATARIVQPAQRGMDQGMNDWVVFVPSLAEQPPENEDEQEHYVRIYGEPLHVLEKGGHGPSYMVDGVHPGEEQIRVIRDALEAEGWSTWQYSSDGYRVVDSETQDESDEDDEDDEDAGLPGIYLAVTAPADVPPRVISAKLAAITKGMVLCWTELARDAGEPTERHEAMEERYGL, from the coding sequence ATGGACAGTTTTGCCTGGGTCAACGATCTCGCCGAACAGCTGGAGGAGCAGGGCCAGCAGCGCCTTGCCTATCTGATCCACGACGTGCCGTATCAGCAGTATCGCGGCAACCATGCGCTCGTCGAGGCGCTGGTGCCCGAGGCACTGGCGGCCGCGCGCAGCTTTGAAATTCCGTGGCTCGACATCTATTTCAAGCACTGGCTCAACGCCTCGCGCATCGCGCGCCACCATGGCGAGACGCAGCTCGGCGAGGTGGTCGCATCGTATGAAAGCGCGCACCAGGAACGCACCCACGCCTGCCCGCAGAGCGTGTGCATCACGCAGGATCTGGTAGCGACCTATGCGAATGTTGACGGCCCCGGCTGGTCCGAGGAACGTCTCGCGGCCTGCGATGAGACGCTGGCGCGCATCGACCCGAGCTGGTCATGCTTCGGCTGCATCAGCATTGAGCGCGCGAACGCGCTGCACGATCAGGGCCAGCCGCGCGAGGCCGTGCTCTATCTGAAGCAGCAGCGTGACGAGCAGCGCCGTGCGGGCGAGGAAGTGACCACGCTGTTCGTGAGCACCGAGGTCGATCAGTGGTTGGCGCTCGGCGAGCCGCAGACCGCGCTCAAGCTGCTCGAAGAATCCGAGGAGGACTCGGATGACGACGACCGCCGCGAGCAGGCAACGCGTTTGTTCCTGCGCACCCGCGCAACGGCGATGGCGGGCGATGCGGCTGCCGCCATCGAGCTGCTGCCCGGCTTCGACGACATCGAGCTGGAGGACTATCTGATGTGGTGCCGCGCCGCGCTCGCGATTGCGCGCGTGCAGCCGGACTTCAACACGCCCTCACTCGGTCACTCGATCTGGAGCACCATCGAGCACCTGCACACCGTGGGCAATCACCGCGTGCTGGTTGACATGGCGCTCGCGCAGGTCGATCTGTCGCTCGCGCGCCGCGTGCCTTGGCTCGCGGAAAACGCGGTGGCCCGTGTGCGCGAACATCTGCCGATGCTGCGTCTGGATCTTGGCGCCGCCGCCAAGCTCGACAAGGCGAGTGATGCAGTGGCGCAGGCGAGCGACATTGCCGCGCCATGCCCGCCCGAAGAGCTGCTCGAATGGCTGGGCTCTGATGCGGCAAGCGGGCTCGACAACGAGGCCGTGATCCAGTGGCTGGAGCAGGCGCACCGCGCGATGCCGCAGGACGAAGACGTGGCGATGACGCTGGCCACAGCGCTCTCCAACTTCGGCTGCCACGATCTGGCGCGCGCCCGTCTGCGCGCCATGGTGGATGCCGCGCCGGATTCGATTGCCTTGCAGAACCGCTGGTTCGGGGTGTGCTTCAAGGCCGAGGATCATGCGGCGGTAGAGGAACAGGCCGTGCGCATCGAGGCCACGCTACCCGCGCAGGCAGCCTGGTACCGCGCACGCGTGGCGTTTCGCGAATCGCGTTTTGCGCAGATTGGGCCACTCATTGAGCAGGTGCTCGCACACGATCCCGCCGCCGTTGCCACGCGGGGGATGTGGGCCGATGCGGCGATGGAACTCAAGGATTTCGACACGGCCGTCGAGCAGCGCCGCGTTGTGCTGGACAGCGAAGAGCAGCCCGAAGCACGTCAGCGCTGGGACCTGCTGATCGCCGCGACCGCCGCGCAGCAATGGGCCGAGGTACGCAAGCAGGCCATGGCGCTGGAGATGGAACTCGACGCCGTCGATTCCGAGGATGCTCCGCTCGAAGAGGACTGGGGCCTGATCTATCTGCGCCATGACGAGAGTGGCCGCACGCGCGACGTGATGGCGCGCCGCACAGGCCCCGCCACGGCGCGCATCGTGCAGCCCGCACAGCGCGGCATGGATCAGGGCATGAATGACTGGGTGGTGTTTGTGCCCAGCCTCGCCGAGCAACCGCCGGAAAACGAGGACGAGCAGGAGCACTACGTCCGCATTTATGGCGAACCGCTGCATGTGCTGGAAAAGGGCGGCCACGGCCCGAGCTACATGGTGGATGGCGTGCATCCGGGCGAGGAGCAGATCCGCGTGATCCGCGATGCGCTCGAAGCCGAGGGATGGAGCACTTGGCAGTACAGCAGCGATGGCTACCGCGTGGTGGATTCCGAAACGCAAGACGAGTCGGATGAAGATGACGAGGATGATGAAGATGCCGGCCTGCCAGGCATCTATCTCGCGGTGACGGCACCGGCCGATGTGCCGCCGCGCGTGATCTCCGCGAAACTCGCGGCGATCACCAAGGGCATGGTGCTGTGCTGGACCGAACTCGCACGCGACGCGGGCGAACCGACCGAGCGGCATGAGGCGATGGAAGAGCGTTACGGACTCTGA
- a CDS encoding ATP-binding protein, which translates to MNDHSSRDPGDDATPPSAPALQTTQVHLDGLFDVLAKHLYSTPVVAIRELIQNAHDSISRRRLEDPGFTEPGRIDVIADDAAQTLIIRDNGSGLTEQELHRFLATLGNGYTRQLRATGKEGSEELIGLFGLGFLSAFVVAEQVLVNTTSYQSTGEGWRYLSTDGRRYAVQPIDARPVGTEIHLAMRNDFNHLCSAGVLKKVLGRYCALLREPLWFDDECVNAEPPPWRATHDGVVVHPAVLQRQRMAFATRMERHFEPICVIAIEPEGDSDARGLLWVQDGATYGTSDNRHLSVYVRGMLLDDEARDLIPVWAGFIGGVIESNALTPTASREDLQRDDAYTAVRAHLKSALIKGLASLAQEQAPAWSRLLTRHNEALLGAALCEDELFAMLQDAVRISTSQGDLPVRSLIRDGRIHLSLGQSGGFEDVLFRALQVPVARGDRYAVAGFLREYVRDRGVLLVEIGTATGNARMFRAADLPKSEIAWLRTQLAWGELVVPARFVSPELPLIAVPDREAQLKARLEADDASKRMAGAALSLARAFTKRIDASVAARLYINLDNPAIQALLQSHREGRVLPAHAVALLRSFKVIMAPGGEELEGQPPLVDLLNDFNGAVAALCAPTAQN; encoded by the coding sequence ATGAACGACCACAGCAGCCGCGATCCCGGCGACGACGCGACACCACCATCGGCCCCGGCCTTGCAGACTACGCAGGTGCATCTGGACGGCCTGTTCGACGTGCTCGCCAAGCACCTGTACTCGACGCCGGTCGTCGCGATCCGCGAGCTGATCCAGAACGCGCACGATTCGATCTCGCGCCGCAGGCTCGAGGACCCGGGCTTCACCGAGCCGGGCCGCATCGATGTGATCGCCGACGATGCCGCGCAGACCCTCATCATCCGCGACAACGGATCGGGCCTGACCGAGCAGGAACTGCACCGCTTTCTCGCGACGCTGGGCAACGGCTACACGCGCCAGTTGCGCGCGACAGGCAAGGAAGGCAGCGAGGAGCTGATCGGGCTGTTCGGCCTTGGCTTTCTCTCGGCCTTCGTCGTGGCCGAGCAGGTGCTGGTGAACACCACCTCGTACCAGTCGACCGGCGAAGGCTGGCGGTATCTCTCGACGGACGGGCGGCGCTATGCCGTGCAACCGATTGACGCGCGGCCGGTTGGCACCGAGATCCATCTGGCGATGCGCAACGACTTCAACCATCTGTGCTCGGCCGGCGTGCTTAAGAAGGTGCTGGGGCGCTACTGCGCGCTGCTGCGCGAGCCGTTGTGGTTTGACGATGAATGCGTGAACGCCGAGCCGCCGCCGTGGCGCGCCACGCACGACGGCGTGGTCGTTCACCCCGCCGTGCTGCAGCGCCAGCGCATGGCGTTTGCGACGCGCATGGAGCGCCACTTCGAGCCGATCTGCGTGATCGCCATCGAGCCCGAGGGCGACAGCGATGCGCGCGGCCTGCTGTGGGTGCAGGACGGTGCGACCTACGGCACCAGCGACAACCGCCATCTGAGCGTCTACGTGCGCGGCATGCTGCTCGACGACGAGGCGCGCGACCTGATTCCCGTGTGGGCGGGCTTCATCGGCGGCGTGATCGAATCGAACGCGCTCACGCCCACCGCAAGCCGCGAGGATTTGCAGCGCGACGACGCCTACACGGCGGTGCGCGCGCATCTCAAGAGCGCGTTGATCAAGGGGCTTGCGAGCCTTGCGCAGGAACAGGCGCCCGCGTGGAGCCGACTGCTCACGCGCCACAACGAGGCGTTGCTCGGCGCGGCACTCTGCGAGGACGAGCTGTTCGCGATGCTGCAGGACGCCGTGCGCATCTCCACGAGTCAGGGCGATCTGCCGGTGCGCAGCCTGATCCGCGATGGGCGCATTCACCTGAGCCTGGGGCAGAGCGGCGGTTTCGAAGACGTGCTGTTCCGCGCGCTGCAGGTGCCGGTCGCACGTGGTGATCGCTACGCGGTGGCGGGTTTTCTGCGCGAATACGTGCGCGACCGTGGCGTGCTGCTGGTGGAGATCGGCACGGCCACCGGCAATGCGCGCATGTTCCGCGCGGCGGATCTGCCCAAGAGCGAGATCGCCTGGCTGCGCACGCAGCTGGCTTGGGGCGAGCTGGTGGTGCCCGCACGCTTCGTCTCGCCCGAACTGCCGCTGATCGCCGTGCCTGACCGCGAGGCCCAGCTCAAGGCGCGGCTGGAGGCCGATGACGCGAGCAAGCGCATGGCGGGCGCGGCGCTGAGTCTGGCGCGCGCGTTCACCAAGCGCATCGACGCGAGCGTGGCCGCACGGCTCTACATCAACCTCGACAACCCCGCCATTCAGGCACTGCTGCAAAGCCATCGCGAGGGCCGTGTCTTGCCCGCGCATGCGGTGGCGTTGCTGCGCAGCTTCAAGGTCATCATGGCACCCGGCGGCGAAGAACTTGAAGGCCAGCCGCCGCTCGTCGATCTGCTCAATGATTTCAACGGTGCGGTGGCGGCGCTGTGCGCGCCGACCGCGCAGAACTGA
- a CDS encoding AAA family ATPase, which translates to MSQVLRQHAEQQFAHELDALSQVDDRARPPNWKLSPWAVLQYLMGCTLKNGVEISPKYIGNARLMEIAVTTLATDRALLLYGVPGTAKSWVSEHLAAAVSGDSTLLVQGTAGTSEEQLRYGWNYAQLLAHGPSEKALIPSPMVNAMKRGKIARIEELTRIPADVQDTLITVLSEKTLPVPELESEVQAVQGFSVIATANNRDKGVNELSSALKRRFNTVVLPVPSSEADEVQIVMKRVGEMGRALALPAEPPALEEIKRVVQIFRELRSGQTEDGKSVRIKSPTSTLSTAEAISVINSGMALAGHFGDGVLRAADVASSLLGAVIKDPVQDTVVWKEYLETVVKERTDWKDLYRACREQI; encoded by the coding sequence ATGAGCCAGGTTCTTCGCCAACATGCAGAGCAACAATTCGCGCACGAGCTGGACGCGCTGTCGCAGGTCGATGACCGTGCGCGTCCACCCAACTGGAAGCTCTCGCCCTGGGCGGTGCTGCAGTACCTGATGGGCTGCACGCTCAAGAACGGGGTGGAGATTTCGCCCAAGTACATCGGCAATGCGCGCCTCATGGAGATCGCGGTGACCACGCTCGCGACCGACCGCGCGCTTCTGCTCTACGGCGTGCCGGGTACCGCGAAATCGTGGGTGTCGGAGCATCTGGCCGCCGCCGTGAGCGGTGATTCCACGCTGCTCGTGCAGGGCACGGCGGGCACGAGCGAAGAGCAACTGCGTTATGGCTGGAACTACGCCCAGTTGCTTGCGCACGGCCCTTCGGAAAAGGCGCTGATTCCGAGCCCGATGGTCAACGCGATGAAGCGCGGCAAGATCGCGCGTATCGAAGAACTCACCCGCATTCCCGCCGATGTGCAGGACACGCTGATCACCGTGCTCTCCGAAAAGACGCTGCCCGTGCCCGAACTTGAAAGCGAAGTGCAGGCGGTGCAGGGCTTCTCGGTGATCGCCACGGCCAACAACCGCGACAAGGGCGTGAACGAGCTGTCCAGCGCGCTCAAGCGTCGCTTCAACACGGTGGTGCTGCCGGTGCCGTCGAGCGAGGCCGATGAGGTGCAGATCGTGATGAAGCGCGTCGGCGAAATGGGCCGTGCGCTGGCGCTGCCGGCCGAGCCACCGGCGCTCGAGGAAATCAAGCGCGTGGTGCAGATCTTCCGCGAACTGCGCAGTGGCCAGACCGAAGACGGCAAGAGCGTGCGCATCAAGTCGCCCACGTCCACGCTGTCCACGGCCGAGGCGATCTCGGTGATCAACAGCGGCATGGCGCTGGCCGGGCACTTCGGCGACGGCGTGCTGCGCGCGGCGGACGTGGCATCGAGTCTGCTCGGCGCGGTCATCAAGGACCCGGTGCAGGACACGGTGGTGTGGAAGGAATACCTTGAAACCGTGGTGAAAGAGCGCACGGACTGGAAAGACCTCTATCGCGCCTGCCGAGAGCAAATCTGA
- a CDS encoding DUF5691 domain-containing protein, translating into MNSPVWQGLMQQALVGTQRMDALDDAQWPSAVQALMRDANATLPLADDAHAGSIKVLRAAGAAALWQRAGHVPAAIDPPLALSAAPDDVQTMPSDEAVIRALNAALRDGPESLIRQSWHVLARAGMRLPQQTLPTALDAGARNSALRADLLGVLGACGLWLAQLNPAWKYAAGTDQQADAEQLWSEGSFEQRVAVLRSERESDPRAARERFEAAIKELNAKERLAMLEVLSAKLSMDDEPLLERLLTDRSGDVKQLAAELLSTLPESAHSQRVIAWITLLLKRDGDGGNWTIEPPEKENADWPRDGIAIKVNGFFKGGERAWWLYQLVRMTPPAWWLAHLGMTPEALFVWAGKTEWKRSLWDGLLEAAARAPSREWLGLLTSMQENRLALQSLNSLLTAMPLSEREAYWSTRVKAAPRLVIVLIRIGELMEPGEQLSPQLSAQIVAALSQQALAADSASANWSVRHDMSQALASAALWLDPAALPELLAVIDKVSSADANQNNIDEQWQHVRRIADIRQTLARASVAASS; encoded by the coding sequence ATGAATTCTCCAGTGTGGCAGGGGCTGATGCAGCAGGCGCTGGTTGGCACCCAGCGCATGGACGCGCTCGATGATGCGCAATGGCCGAGTGCGGTGCAGGCGTTGATGCGCGATGCGAATGCCACGCTGCCGCTGGCGGACGACGCACATGCGGGCTCGATCAAGGTGTTGCGAGCGGCGGGCGCTGCGGCTCTGTGGCAGCGCGCGGGCCATGTGCCTGCGGCCATCGACCCGCCGCTGGCGCTGTCCGCCGCGCCTGACGATGTACAGACCATGCCGAGCGACGAGGCCGTGATCCGCGCGCTCAACGCCGCGCTGCGAGACGGGCCCGAAAGCCTGATCCGCCAGAGCTGGCATGTGCTCGCGCGCGCTGGCATGCGGCTGCCGCAGCAGACGCTGCCGACGGCGCTTGACGCAGGGGCTCGCAACTCGGCGCTGCGTGCCGATCTGCTCGGCGTGCTGGGCGCGTGCGGCCTGTGGCTGGCGCAGCTCAATCCCGCATGGAAATATGCAGCGGGCACCGATCAGCAGGCCGATGCCGAACAGCTGTGGAGCGAAGGCAGCTTCGAGCAGCGTGTGGCCGTGCTGCGCAGCGAGCGCGAAAGCGATCCGCGCGCCGCACGCGAGCGCTTCGAGGCCGCGATCAAAGAGCTCAACGCCAAGGAGCGTCTGGCGATGCTTGAGGTGCTGAGCGCCAAGCTTTCCATGGACGACGAGCCGTTGCTCGAGCGCCTGCTCACCGACCGCAGCGGCGACGTCAAACAGCTCGCGGCAGAGTTATTGTCGACGTTGCCCGAAAGCGCACATTCGCAGCGCGTGATCGCGTGGATCACGCTGCTGCTCAAGCGCGACGGAGATGGTGGCAACTGGACCATCGAGCCGCCCGAAAAGGAAAACGCCGACTGGCCGCGCGATGGCATCGCCATCAAGGTGAATGGATTTTTCAAGGGCGGAGAGCGCGCCTGGTGGCTCTACCAGCTCGTGCGCATGACGCCGCCCGCGTGGTGGCTCGCGCATCTCGGTATGACGCCCGAGGCGCTGTTCGTGTGGGCGGGCAAGACCGAATGGAAGCGCTCGCTGTGGGATGGCCTGCTAGAGGCTGCCGCGCGCGCGCCGAGCCGCGAGTGGCTGGGGCTTTTGACATCGATGCAGGAAAATCGCCTCGCGCTTCAGAGCCTCAATTCCCTGCTGACCGCCATGCCGTTGTCCGAGCGCGAGGCCTACTGGAGCACCCGCGTCAAAGCCGCGCCGAGGCTGGTGATCGTGCTGATCCGCATTGGCGAGCTGATGGAGCCCGGCGAGCAGCTCTCGCCGCAATTGTCGGCGCAAATCGTCGCTGCGCTGTCGCAGCAGGCGCTGGCGGCGGACAGTGCGAGTGCGAATTGGAGCGTGCGCCACGACATGTCGCAGGCGCTCGCGAGCGCGGCGCTGTGGCTCGACCCGGCGGCTCTGCCCGAGCTGCTGGCCGTGATCGACAAGGTCAGCAGCGCGGACGCCAACCAGAACAACATCGACGAGCAATGGCAGCACGTGCGCCGCATCGCGGACATCCGCCAGACGCTGGCGCGTGCCAGCGTGGCCGCGTCATCCTGA
- a CDS encoding SWIM zinc finger family protein gives MLTSEAEVLGLSPDASSTKAAQGLKSPGKWPTLGSDDAAVWGECQGSGSKPYQTQVDLSGPSFKCSCPSRKFPCKHGLALLLLRTAGQVAVADARPPWVSEWIDSRRDRADKKEAKAAAVAAAPPDPEAAAKRESKRWSRVEGGLAELSLWMQDMLRQGLASQQLDDSSTHQAWQNMAARLVDAQAPGMAARVTQLHEVASARDDWPAVLLAHLGQWQLLLDAAARREQLPPAMRGDVMGALGFNQDKAEMLATSPAVADTWRVLGGYQIEGQGRLVERRMWLFGEQTRRIALLQDYAHGGRGYERAWLVGRSYAANLHFYPGGAPMRAIAADASSLLDPQSDASPSLLAHSQAQRSWRDLAERLAGNPFQPLQPLMLQGVRLHRAEGAGWQAVITEGDDNAQRVLQLALPDEQAWSLLAASGGHPVLAMGEWSDERWRLLSAWDVADTDKVQPIWALSGEMQ, from the coding sequence GTGCTAACCAGCGAAGCAGAAGTGTTGGGGCTCTCCCCGGACGCTTCCTCAACCAAGGCTGCTCAGGGCCTGAAATCTCCCGGTAAATGGCCGACCCTCGGCAGCGATGATGCTGCAGTCTGGGGTGAATGCCAAGGCAGCGGCAGCAAGCCCTATCAGACGCAGGTCGATCTGAGCGGCCCGTCGTTTAAATGCAGTTGCCCGAGCCGCAAGTTTCCCTGCAAGCATGGTCTCGCGCTGCTCCTGTTGCGCACGGCGGGGCAGGTGGCCGTAGCAGACGCGCGCCCGCCATGGGTCAGCGAATGGATCGACTCGCGCCGCGACCGCGCTGACAAGAAGGAAGCCAAGGCCGCCGCCGTGGCCGCTGCACCGCCCGATCCCGAAGCTGCGGCCAAGCGTGAGTCCAAGCGCTGGAGCCGCGTGGAAGGCGGCCTCGCCGAACTCTCGCTGTGGATGCAGGACATGCTGCGCCAAGGCCTGGCCTCGCAGCAGCTCGATGATTCAAGCACCCATCAGGCATGGCAGAACATGGCCGCGCGACTTGTGGATGCGCAGGCGCCCGGCATGGCCGCACGCGTCACGCAGCTGCACGAAGTGGCGAGCGCGCGCGACGATTGGCCGGCCGTGCTGCTCGCGCATCTGGGTCAATGGCAATTGCTGCTCGACGCCGCCGCGCGCCGCGAGCAACTGCCGCCCGCGATGCGGGGCGATGTGATGGGCGCGCTCGGCTTCAATCAGGACAAGGCCGAAATGTTGGCCACCTCGCCCGCCGTGGCCGATACCTGGCGGGTGCTGGGCGGCTACCAGATCGAGGGCCAGGGCCGACTCGTCGAGCGGCGCATGTGGCTGTTTGGCGAGCAGACGCGGCGCATCGCCTTGCTGCAGGACTACGCGCACGGTGGCCGTGGCTACGAGCGTGCATGGCTGGTGGGGCGCAGTTACGCGGCGAATCTGCATTTCTATCCGGGTGGTGCGCCGATGCGTGCCATCGCTGCGGATGCGAGCAGCCTGCTCGATCCGCAGAGTGACGCCTCGCCGTCGCTGCTCGCGCACAGCCAGGCGCAGCGGAGTTGGCGAGACCTTGCCGAGCGGCTGGCGGGCAATCCGTTCCAACCGCTGCAGCCGTTGATGCTGCAGGGCGTGCGTCTGCATCGCGCCGAGGGCGCGGGCTGGCAGGCGGTGATCACGGAGGGCGACGACAATGCGCAGCGCGTGTTGCAGCTCGCTTTGCCCGACGAGCAGGCGTGGAGCCTGCTTGCGGCCAGCGGTGGTCATCCGGTGCTGGCGATGGGCGAGTGGAGCGACGAGCGCTGGCGTTTGCTCAGCGCGTGGGATGTGGCGGATACCGATAAGGTGCAGCCCATCTGGGCGCTGTCGGGAGAGATGCAATGA